The DNA region TGACTTCTTGATTATTTGATTTATTGCTCATTGCAAATTGCTAATTAGTCATTTCTCCCGACTCCGGACTTCCGACTTCAGACTATCTTCTTATCTTTGCGGCATGGCTAAAATACTTCAGATAGAAACTGCTACTCAAGTTTGTTCGGTTGCTGTTTCAATTGATGGAAAGACGGTTTCAGTTAAAGAACAGAGTGGTCAGAATTTGCATGCCAGCAGCCTTACCCTTTTTGTTGAAGAAGCAATTAAGTCAATTGGGCTAAGCTACAGTGAAATAGATGCAGTTGCGGTAAGCAAGGGGCCGGGCTCTTATACTGGTCTGCGCATCGGCGTTTCTACTGCGAAAGGACTTTGCTACGCGTTAGAAAAACCCTTAATTGCCATTGAAACACTCAAAATGATGGCCGCGGGATTTTTACTTGAAAACCGCGATTACAAAGGCTTGGTTTGCCCAATGATTGATGCCCGGAGAATGGAAGTTTACACTTCGGTTTTCGACGCAGCGTTGAATGTGATCGAGCCAACATCAGCCAAGATAATCGACGAAAACAGCTTTTTAAATCTGCTGCCGAACAATCAAATTACATTTATTGGTGATGGTTCATCAAAATGTGGCGACGTTTTGAACCATGCAAACGCTTGCTTTAGCGATTCGAATTTTAACTCAGCGGCCTACATGTCGGGTCTGGCCGACAGCGCTTTCAACAATGGTCAATTTGAAGATGTGGCCTATTTTGAGCCGTTTTACCTCAAGGATTTTGTAGTTACACAACCAAAAAAAGCCCCACCCAAACAAAGCTAGTGATTTGGCTTTTTTATGCTCGTCCCTCCCCAGAAGGGAGGGTTTTGAAGGACAATGATAAGCCCAATACTACTACTTCAAGGTTAAAAGTACTGCCCCTAAAAACCCTCTCTTCGGGAGAGGGCGGCGCTGAGCCATAGATTACTTCTTACTTTCAAAGGGTGAGGCTCTTTCAAAGGGAGACGCTCTTTACCTCTTCTTCTTAAATACAGAAAACAGGTTTTTAAAGAAACTTCCTTCGTTCTGATCGTTTATGCCAGGCATTACGTCACTAAATTGAGGGTGGTTAACCACATTGCCAAATTTTATCCCCACACCCATATAAAACGACGCTCCGTTTGGTCCGGAGCCAACAGTTGCATCTTTTTTTATTGTTCCAATGGTTTGGAAACTTGTGGCAATTAAATTATCGGTACCTAAAAACACTTCAAAATTAGGTGTTTGGTACTTGGCCTGAACGCCCAACATTGCCACGTTATTGAAGTTGTAAATCGGCGTAACGCTTCCCGAAAAGTTGTTGACGCTAAACTCATTCACAAAAGCAACGTCGCCACCTTTATAAAATAGGTTTTTCGAAATGGCTAGCGCCGGTTTATAAAAACCAAATCTTTTAGAGGCATACACGTCAAGTTTGGCATTTGTAGGTTGTAAAAACTTTTTACTGTGCTCGGCAGCTCTAAAAATATCCTTGATGCGCTCATTCGTATAATCCTGCCCAAATCTTGAGTTTTCAATTTGCTCTACCTGATTTATCGCAGCGGTTTTGGTTTTGCTCCGCCACCAGATGAAGCCCAAATCCTTAATATGCGTCATTAAGAACAATCCCTTTTTAGTGGTATAGTTGGTACCAAAACTTAACGAAAGCCCCGGATTTTTGAAGTTGGGGATAAATGTTTTCTTATTGATCTCGTCTGTACGAGAAAAACTTCCATAATAAGTTCCTGCCAAACCTAAATACAAATCTTTTGTGTCGGGATCAACGTACAGATAAGAATCGTCAACCTGTACCTCATTATAGGCAATACCACTCAACAAGCTTACCTTTGCGCCGAAAGCCAGTCTTTTGTCCCAGTTTTCTCTGTATGTAAAGCTAAACTGGTGATACGTTTGTTGATATCCTTTCGTATTAAAAATATCAAAATACTCTTGTCCTTGGGTAAATCGGCCATAATTATCAAAAACAACTAAAGTCTCGTTGGTATAATCTACGTGGGCATCAGATCGGATTTGCCAGGCGAAACCCATTTCCTTTTGATATTTGTACGATTTGAACAACCTAAAGGCGGCTACATAAATATTACTGTTTTCAAATAAAAGATTGCGTTCGCCAGTACCAATTGGCAACGATCCTGTATCGTAAACACCTTCTTGCGTAAGCTTTCTGATGGTAAATTTAGATGAACCCTTATTGATAGCGTTCGACCCAAAGTAGGGGAGGAAAAAATTAGATGAAAACTTTCGCGACGAATCTAATGTAAATGACTTTTGAGATGGATTTTCGAAGGCATCGAACATGGTTTTGCTGCCGAATAAGGCGTATTGTTGTGCCTGAGCGATCTGAAAGCCTAAAATGGCGACTAACGCAAGTAAAAGTTTCTTCATGTAAAGGTGGTTGGGACTTATAGTTCTTATTAACGATTGGTAAGCGAATCTGGTATCTCTTGCTTTAAATATTTGTTTAATAGTAAGTTAGTAATGAATTTTGATTTGTCGGCGCTCATTTGATAACAAAATGTATCGAAACTTTTCAGACCGCTATCGGCTCGCAAATGTTTATAATAGGGCGAAAGCACATTGCGTCTTAAAATGTCAACCGAGTTTTTGGTATTAATGTAATAGGTAACGTTGGAGGTGTTGGGAATCTGGTTTATGGCATCCAAATATTCGGGCAGCTGAATCAACAATCTATTATTTTTGTAATCGTTTAAAAATACCTGAACAGTGCTTGCATTGTTTGCCACAACCAAATTGTTATCAATGATCGTATAATAAGGCCGTTTGAACTTTTTAAAAGGCTCACCGAAGTAACTGAATAAGATATCCGATGATTTAAAGATCTTGATATCTTCATTATAATCGGCACTTACATCCAGCAGCAGTTGCTTTACCTTTTCGCCGTTGCTTAAGGCAATAGCACCCAACTTTTCTCCCGTCTTTAGCTCAAATGCAACGAATTGATTCTGCATATAAGTCGAAAATACAGCATTTAAATCAATCCTGTACTGGTCTCTAACCCTTTTTATGGCCGATTGAACGTTTTTGTTTTCGTTGTTTTGAGTATGCAACAGCTGTAGTTTTTTAAACCAGTTTTTATATCCATCAAAAGCGTACAATGCATAATTAGCCGTATTATTGGGCAATATATTTTGAATTGAAGTTTGCTGCGCCTCCATATTTTCGAAAAGCTTAATAAAATTTCCTTCATCATTTACCACCGTATTTCCATTAAAAAGGATTCTTTCTTTGCTGAAATTGTAAGTAAGTGTTGCAAAACTATTTTGCTTGTTAAATAACGAGAGCTCGCCATTGAGGCTGCCGGCAATAATATTTTTGAGCAACGCGGGCGACTGGTTAAAATTTACGTAAAGCGCCAAAAGTACATTTTTGCTGTGGCGGGTGCTTTCCTTTATGTATTCCGTAAACGGATTGCTGGCTAATCTGGTTCCCGCATCCTTAACCAGCTTTAGCGAGGTAGACAAGGTAAGAACCTGATTTTGGATGCCTAAAAATGTGCGCAGGCTGTCATTCAACTGTATCGCATAAAGGCCTTTTTCTACCTCGGTTATTTTCTGTTTGCCCTTCAATTTGCTGTACAATTGCGTAATATCTAACTGTGGCTGAATTTGTACCGTAAGCAGATAGTTTAACGTTTTGTTCGAATCGGGCAAGATACTGATGTAAACAGGCTGATCTTGAATGAAGTGATTGATAGACTTATCATCAACAATGCTTTCCTTCAGCTGTTTCAATAAGGCCGTTTTTTGTTCGCCAATTACTTGTTGCAGCATGTGTTGGCTTCCTATTATTTCGTAAAAGCTTTTATCGTTGTTAAATGACAAAACCAGTGCAGCGTTGTTTGTGGCCGATTGCAGGGCAAGGTCTTTCGCATCATTTTCGTTGCCCAGTTTCGAGAAATAGTAATAGGCCATAAAGGCGATTCCTATGAATAATGCGGTTACTAAAATGAGTATCTTTTTCATCTGCTTTGAAACAAATTTAATTTATTACATTGATTAGTGAGAAGTTCTTTGTCAATTTATTAATTTAGCAACTGCTATAAGCGAAAATACATGAACAACCCCAATGAGATGAGCTCATGAATACAAATAAAAATATCATCAACTAATGAACAAAAGAATAATACTTACCGCCTCTTTTTTAGGTGCAGTTGCTGTTTTATTTGGCGCATTCGGTGCTCATGGTTTAAAGGCCTTAATTGATGCGCCATCGCTCGAAATTTGGCAAAAAGGCGTTGACTATCAGTTCTATCATACTTTTGCCCTTTTATATCTCTCTACCTTTGCCAGATACAGGAACAAGCTAATTAACATTGCCTATTTTTGTTTCACTTTCGGTATCATTTTGTTTTCGGGCTCACTTTATCTTCTGGCAACAAAAAACCTGTTAAACCTCGATTTTGTAAACATCATTGGCCCGATTACGCCAATGGGCGGACTTTTGTTTGTGCTGGGATGGATTATGTTATTCTTTGCTGCTGTAAAAGATAAATAATGGATCATTTTGAAAGCGATATTTTTACAGAGAGAGAAACACTCTTTGTTGAGGTTATTTTGCCCTTATCGTTGGCAAAAAACTATACCTACCGCGTTCCGTTTGAGTTAAATAATCAAATCGAGATTGGCAAGCGGGTTGTGGTTCAGTTCGGGAAACACAAAATTTACGCTGCCTTAATCAGTGCCATATCAACCCGGCCACCCACCGCTTACGAAGCCAAATATATCATCGATATTATCGATGCCGAACCCGTAATTACGCCCACCCAGCTTCAGTTTTGGGATTGGATGACCAATTATTATATGTGCAATGAGGGCGATGTAATGGCGGCGGCATTACCAGCAAGCTTGAAACTGGCCAGCGAAAC from Pedobacter endophyticus includes:
- the tsaB gene encoding tRNA (adenosine(37)-N6)-threonylcarbamoyltransferase complex dimerization subunit type 1 TsaB; this encodes MAKILQIETATQVCSVAVSIDGKTVSVKEQSGQNLHASSLTLFVEEAIKSIGLSYSEIDAVAVSKGPGSYTGLRIGVSTAKGLCYALEKPLIAIETLKMMAAGFLLENRDYKGLVCPMIDARRMEVYTSVFDAALNVIEPTSAKIIDENSFLNLLPNNQITFIGDGSSKCGDVLNHANACFSDSNFNSAAYMSGLADSAFNNGQFEDVAYFEPFYLKDFVVTQPKKAPPKQS
- a CDS encoding DUF423 domain-containing protein; this translates as MNKRIILTASFLGAVAVLFGAFGAHGLKALIDAPSLEIWQKGVDYQFYHTFALLYLSTFARYRNKLINIAYFCFTFGIILFSGSLYLLATKNLLNLDFVNIIGPITPMGGLLFVLGWIMLFFAAVKDK
- a CDS encoding DUF5723 family protein, which translates into the protein MKKLLLALVAILGFQIAQAQQYALFGSKTMFDAFENPSQKSFTLDSSRKFSSNFFLPYFGSNAINKGSSKFTIRKLTQEGVYDTGSLPIGTGERNLLFENSNIYVAAFRLFKSYKYQKEMGFAWQIRSDAHVDYTNETLVVFDNYGRFTQGQEYFDIFNTKGYQQTYHQFSFTYRENWDKRLAFGAKVSLLSGIAYNEVQVDDSYLYVDPDTKDLYLGLAGTYYGSFSRTDEINKKTFIPNFKNPGLSLSFGTNYTTKKGLFLMTHIKDLGFIWWRSKTKTAAINQVEQIENSRFGQDYTNERIKDIFRAAEHSKKFLQPTNAKLDVYASKRFGFYKPALAISKNLFYKGGDVAFVNEFSVNNFSGSVTPIYNFNNVAMLGVQAKYQTPNFEVFLGTDNLIATSFQTIGTIKKDATVGSGPNGASFYMGVGIKFGNVVNHPQFSDVMPGINDQNEGSFFKNLFSVFKKKR